Below is a genomic region from Synechococcales cyanobacterium T60_A2020_003.
GTGATGGATCAGGAAGCTCGGTTCTTTCAGGCGCTCTCAACGGCCAACCGGATTGAACTGGATGGCCCCTATCTGTTGGTTTACAGTGAGGGCATTGATCAACCTTTGCGGTTCACTCAGATAACGCCATCCGTC
It encodes:
- a CDS encoding META domain-containing protein, giving the protein FESSDRIVGSWGCNRYFGGLTTDEESISVGAIGSTRMACPPAVMDQEARFFQALSTANRIELDGPYLLVYSEGIDQPLRFTQITPSVDQ